One genomic window of Microcoleus sp. FACHB-831 includes the following:
- a CDS encoding response regulator — protein MEILLVEDNEGDIRLTQEAFRESKVWNHLHVVKDGLEAIAFLKKEGTHVNAVRPDLILLDLNLPKRNGIEVLQEIKNDDKLKRIPVLVLTSSEAERDIVGSYNLHANCFITKPLDLNDFLQLVQAIEDFWLTIVKLPRE, from the coding sequence GTGGAAATCCTGCTAGTAGAAGATAACGAAGGAGATATTCGCCTCACCCAAGAAGCGTTTCGAGAGAGTAAAGTTTGGAATCACCTGCACGTTGTCAAAGATGGACTTGAGGCGATCGCTTTCCTGAAAAAAGAGGGCACGCACGTAAATGCTGTTCGTCCCGACTTGATCCTGCTGGATCTAAATCTACCCAAGCGCAATGGTATCGAAGTTCTCCAAGAAATCAAAAACGATGACAAGCTTAAACGAATTCCCGTCTTAGTTCTCACATCCTCTGAAGCCGAGCGAGACATTGTGGGAAGCTATAATCTGCATGCAAACTGTTTCATTACCAAACCACTTGACCTCAATGATTTCCTACAATTAGTGCAGGCAATAGAAGACTTCTGGCTTACCATTGTCAAACTCCCGCGAGAGTAA